From a region of the Colias croceus chromosome 30, ilColCroc2.1 genome:
- the LOC123704556 gene encoding putative nuclease HARBI1: protein MEDGEFGDMWLLGDRGYALRSFLLTPLANPTTAGEHLYNESQIRTRNVVERTFGCWKRRFPAIGSKLRVNLKYMQAIIVATAVLQNICRKMNEEQPPDLVDLYEEMDIVHETAPNYQDSTTAQLISTYFDRLAATYT from the coding sequence ATGGAAGATGGTGAATTTGGTGATATGTGGCTATTAGGTGATAGAGGATATGCCTTGAGGTCATTTCTTTTAACGCCTCTAGCTAATCCTACAACAGCAGGAGAGCATCTGTATAATGAAAGCCAAATAAGGACGAGAAATGTGGTTGAGAGGACATTCGGATGTTGGAAACGAAGATTTCCTGCAATTGGATCCAAGTTGAGGGTCAATTTGAAATATATGCAAGCAATTATAGTTGCAACAGCTGTTTTACAGAACATCTGTCGTAAGATGAATGAGGAACAACCCCCAGATTTAGTAGATCTTTACGAGGAGATGGACATAGTCCATGAAACTGCTCCAAACTATCAAGATAGTACTACAGCACAATTAATTTCAACATATTTTGACAGATTAGCAGCTACTTATACAtga